The following coding sequences are from one Arachis hypogaea cultivar Tifrunner chromosome 7, arahy.Tifrunner.gnm2.J5K5, whole genome shotgun sequence window:
- the LOC112701504 gene encoding zinc finger BED domain-containing protein RICESLEEPER 2-like gives MPPPHTGFELSSKIFELLNEWGIEKKIMTLTLDNASANDTCQDHLKSTLNMHDWLLCDGEFFHIRCFAHILNLIMQDGLKITHDALDKIRESVKYVRGSKSRMIRFKECVSAIQGLNFTSGFHLDVTTRWNSTYIMLESAIKYRKAFEYLKATDHAYKYCPSVDEWGRAEKICEFLYPFYETTNLISGTSYPTSNLYFLQVYHIQCVLMGSLRSEDELLRSMEEKMMNKFKKYWEKYSVILAFGAILDPRLKISTLELMYEEIDAETAKGKVEHVKKKLYKLFEKYDKNSLPTVQAQGPSIQSSSMAHTPESAIKKRLAIVGKLMKRNHQAEVSSGKNPLNTYLEEPLLSKDCFEDLDVLECIGAHVINKYRSQMLPENVEAVICTRNWNKGFVDGEGEGEDVNPQGARRGGVLTSESDSNFIDLEVDN, from the exons ATGCCTCCTCCTCATACGGGATTTGAATTGTCTTCCAAGATTTTTGAGCTTTTAAATGAATGGGGAATTGAAAAGAAGATTATGACTCTTACACTAGATAACGCATCTGCTAATGATACATGCCAAGATCATTTGAAAAGTACATTAAATATGCATGATTGGTTGTTGTGTGATGGAGAGTTCTTTCATATTCGTTGTTTTGCTCATATCTTGAATCTTATTATGCAAGATGGATTAAAAATTACTCATGATGCATTGGATAAGATTAGGGAAAGTGTGAAATATGTTAGGGGATCGAAAAGTAGAATGATAAGGTTTAAAGAATGTGTTTCAGCGATTCAAGGTTTGAATTTTACAAGTGGGTTTCATCTAGATGTTACTACTCGATGGAATTCTACATACATTATGCTCGAAAGTGCTATCAAGTATCGGAAGGCCTTTGAGTATTTGAAGGCAACCGATCATGCTTATAAGTATTGTCCTTCAGTTGATGAATGGGGGAGAGCTGAAAAGATATGTGAATTTTTATACCCCTTTTATGAAACTACTAATTTAATTTCTGGCACATCTTACCCTACTTCGAATTTGTATTTTCTACAAGTCTATCATATTCAATGTGTTTTGATGGGAAGTTTGAGAAGTGAAGATGAGCTTCTAAGGAGCATGGAAGAAAAGATGATGAACAAATTTAAGAAGTATTGGGAAAAGTATAGTGTCATTCTTGCATTTGGTGCTATTCTTGATCCTAGACTTAAGATTTCTACCTTAGAGCTTATGTATGAAGAGATTGATGCTGAGACTGCAAAAGGGAAGGTGGAacatgtgaaaaaaaaattatacaaactttttgaaaaatatgaCAAGAATTCTCTTCCAACTGTTCAAGCACAAGGACCTAGTATTCAATCTTCATCCATGGCCCATACCCCTGAAAGTGCAATCAAGAAGCGACTCGCAATTGTTGGT AAATTGATGAAACGTAACCATCAAGCTGAAGTCTCTAGTGGAAAGAATCCACTTAATACATACTTGGAGGAGCCACTTTTGTCAAAGGATTGCTTTGAAGATTTAGATGTTTTGGAATG TATTGGAGCTCATGTCATTAACAAATATAGAAGTCAAATGTTGCCAGAAAATGTTGAGGCTGTGATTTGTACTCGCAATTGGAATAAAGGCTTTGTTGATG GTGAAGGCGAAGGTGAAGATGTGAATCCTCAAGGTGCTAGGAGAGGCGGTGTTTTAACTTCTGAATCAGAttcaaattttattgatttaGAAGTTGATAATTGA